The Alnus glutinosa chromosome 7, dhAlnGlut1.1, whole genome shotgun sequence genome includes a region encoding these proteins:
- the LOC133872600 gene encoding putative receptor-like protein kinase At3g47110 yields the protein MMMVIERPSILLLLGFLLMQLAQSSTTSFTDQAALIAFKSKLTSGPNQTVLAGNWSTTTSFCNWIGVSCSRRRQRVTALKLPYMGLQGTLSPHIGNLSFLVYLNLLNNSFFGSLPHEISHLRRLRILWLSYNLLEGSISPTLDNCRKLQQLLLAGNRLTGTIPLTLANISSLEILNLGFNSLTGPFPFLIFNMSSLTIIRLSHNQISGTLPMDLCSRCPNLQGLYLSDNEFSGRLPSQMNHCRELELLSLSYNKFEGSIPEGFGSLEKLEFLALGGNNLTGNIPPTITNLSRLSKFGIESNNIKGSIPNGLWRLSSLEFLNFQFNHLIGGIPHNLFNTSSLQGISLIYNSLSGNLPSGSEFFCPSLEYLLLGNNKFSGSIPSHLSNCSNLINVGMTSNIFSGPIPKSLGHLKYLQRLKLEDNQLTGEPEDQELNFLSSLSNCRVLKYLSLSINPLDITLPDSIGNFSTTLNTVLLFESKIKGQIPMSIGFLKSLTYLDLGINNLSGNIPSTIGELEKLQRLFLEDNKIEGFIPEEICQLMNLGDLHLSSNKIYGSIPNCISNLNLLQRLNLSFNRLETSIPLTLWSLENLLFLDLSSNFLDGYLSPNMKKLDAIEHIDLSRNQISRTIPSIIGAFESLRYLDLSRNSFQGNIPQSFGDLKGLDILDVSYNNLSGAIPKSFEALSQLKYLNVSFNKLSGEIPSSGPFANFTAKSFSGNKALCGNPIFGVLPCPSSGSKRSKVKQSLLKYFLPTIALVILCLALVYMLRRHRESNLQVPSLFNTLPAFEHKMISYQELCQGTNNFCESNLLGTGGFGSVYKGVLLDGTIVAIKVLNLQLSSAFKSFDAECKVLQTIRHRNLVKVISTCSNPEFRALVLQYMLNGSLERWLYSYNYCLNLLQRVNIMIDVASALDYLHYGLSESVVHCDLKPSNIFLDEDMVAHVGDFGIAKILVENKDATQTKTLGTLGYIAPEYGFEGKVSIKGDVYSYGIILLEMITRKKPTDDMFVGELTLKRWVNASRPDKMMEVVDEGLLRTENGRDTTIMQSVLLSIMKLGLKCSGELPDERMNIKDVLVKLQKIKLTLSENRN from the exons ATGATGATGGTAATAGAAAGGCCATCCATTCTCCTGCTCTTGGGTTTTCTCTTAATGCAGTTGGCCCAATCTTCCACCACCAGCTTTACCGATCAAGCGGCTCTCATTGCCTTCAAATCTAAACTCACTTCCGGTCCAAACCAAACTGTCTTGGCTGGTAACTGGTCCACAACTACAAGCTTCTGCAATTGGATTGGGGTCTCATGTAGCCGGCGCAGGCAAAGAGTCACCGCTTTGAAGCTTCCCTACATGGGGCTCCAAGGCACCCTTTCTCCACATATTGGTAACCTCTCTTTTCTGGTTTATCTTAATCTACTCAACAATAGCTTCTTTGGTTCTCTACCTCATGAGATCAGTCACCTACGTCGCTTGAGAATACTCTGGCTGTCATACAACCTATTGGAAGGTAGTATCTCTCCAACTTTGGATAATTGCCGGAAGCTTCAACAACTACTACTTGCGGGAAACCGTCTTACGGGCACCATTCCATTAACACTCGCCAACATATCGTCGTTAGAGATCTTGAATTTGGGATTCAACAGCCTCACTGGTCCATTTCCTTTTCTCATCTTTAACATGTCCTCTCTAACCATAATTCGTCTTTCTCATAATCAAATCTCAGGAACTCTTCCAATGGACCTCTGCAGTCGTTGTCCTAATCTTCAAGGGCTTTATCTTTCAGACAACGAATTTAGTGGTCGGCTCCCTTCACAAATGAATCACTGTAGAGAGCTTGAACTCTTATCCCTATCATACAATAAATTTGAAGGCAGCATTCCAGAAGGTTTTGGAAGTTTAGAAAAGCTTGAATTCCTAGCTCTTGGAGGTAACAACTTGACCGGTAATATACCTCCTACCATAACTAACTTGTCGAGGTTATCTAAATTTGGCATTGAGAGTAACAACATTAAAGGAAGCATTCCAAATGGTTTATGGCGTCTTTCAAGTctggaatttttgaattttcaattcaATCATCTCATAGGAGGAATCCCCCATAACCTTTTCAACACTTCCTCTCTACAAGGAATCAGCTTGATATATAACTCCCTATCTGGCAATCTTCCATCTGGTTCAGAATTTTTCTGCCCTAGTCTTGAATATCTACTCCTTGGTAACAACAAATTTAGTGGCTCCATCCCATCACATCTTTCAAATTGTTCCAACCTCATCAATGTAGGAATGACTTCAAACATATTCTCTGGACCAATACCAAAAAGTCTTGGACACTTAAAATACCTCCAAAGACTAAAGCTGGAAGACAATCAACTAACGGGAGAGCCCGAAGATCAAGAGCTTAATTTCCTTTCATCTTTATCTAATTGTAGGGTTTTGAAATACCTATCCTTATCCATAAATCCATTGGATATTACTCTTCCGGATTCTATTGGAAACTTTTCAACCACCCTTAACACCGTTTTGCTATTCGAAAGCAAAATAAAGGGTCAGATTCCAATGAGTATAGGTTTCTTAAAAAGCTTGACCTATCTTGATTTAGGCATTAACAATTTGTCTGGAAACATACCATCCACAATTGGGGAATTGGAGAAGTTGCAAAGATTATTTCTTGAAgataataaaattgaaggatTCATTCCAGAGGAGATATGTCAGCTAATGAATTTAGGCGACTTACATCTCTCAAGTAACAAAATCTATGGATCCATTCCAAATTGTATTTCGAACCTCAATCTTTTGCAAAGGCTAAACTTGAGTTTTAATAGGCTGGAAACATCAATACCATTAACTTTATGGAGCCTTGAAAATCTATTATTTTTGGACCTATCATCGAATTTCCTTGATGGATATTTGTCTCCAAACATGAAAAAATTGGATGCTATTGAACACATAGATTTATCTCGGAACCAAATTAGTAGAACCATTCCAAGCATTATTGGAGCTTTTGAAAGCCTACGTTATCTTGATTTGTCGAGGAACTCATTTCAAGGAAACATTCCACAATCTTTTGGAGATTTAAAAGGATTGGATATCTTAGACGTCTCATACAACAATCTATCTGGtgcaattcctaagtcttttgAGGCACTTTCGCAGCTCAAATATTTGAATGTGTCTTTTAACAAGCTATCAGGAGAGATACCATCTAGTGGGCCTTTTGCAAACTTCACAGCAAAATCATTTTCAGGAAACAAGGCGCTTTGTGGGAATCCAATTTTTGGAGTTCTACCTTGTCCAAGCTCAGGCTCTAAAAGATCAAAGGTGAAACAAAGTCTGCTCAAATATTTTCTTCCTACCATTGCTTTGGTCATACTCTGTCTAGCATTGGTTTATATGCTGAGAAGACATCGAGAAAGTAACTTGCAGGTTCCAAGTTTATTTAATACGTTGCCTGCATTTGAGCATAAAATGATATCATATCAAGAGCTTTGCCAAGGGACAAACAACTTTTGTGAAAGTAACTTGCTTGGAACCGGAGGTTTTGGTTCTGTGTACAAAGGGGTGCTCTTGGACGGGACAATCGTTGCTATTAAAGTTCTAAATTTACAATTGTCGAGTGCTTTCAAAAGTTTCGATGCAGAATGCAAGGTTTTACAGACAATCCGACATAGGAATCTCGTTAAGGTCATAAGCACTTGCTCCAACCCTGAGTTTAGAGCTTTAGTACTGCAATACATGCTGAACGGTAGCCTTGAAAGGTGGTTATATTCTTATAACTACTGCTTGAATCTTCTTCAACGAGTAAATATTATGATTGATGTTGCATCGGCGTTGGACTATCTCCACTACGGTCTATCTGAATCTGTGGTGCACTGTGATTTGAAGCCTAGCAATATTTTTCTAGATGAGGACATGGTTGCACACGTGGGTGACTTTGGCATTGCAAAGATTTTGGTTGAGAACAAGGATGCTACACAAACCAAAACTCTTGGTACACTTGGCTACATCGCACCAG AATATGGTTTTGAAGGAAAAGTGTCCATCAAAGGCGATGTTTATAGCTACGGTATAATATTGTTGGAGATGATCACAAGAAAGAAACCTACCGACGACATGTTTGTAGGAGAATTGACGTTGAAGCGATGGGTAAACGCATCACGTCCTGATAAAATGATGGAAGTTGTGGATGAAGGTTTATTGAGAACAGAAAACGGAAGagatacaaccatcatgcaaaGCGTTCTTTTATCCATTATGAAATTAGGCTTAAAGTGTTCTGGAGAGTTACCAGATGAAAGAATGAATATCAAAGATGTGCTTGTGAAgcttcaaaaaattaaactgACACTTTCTGAAAATAGAAATTAG